A single window of Gossypium hirsutum isolate 1008001.06 chromosome A10, Gossypium_hirsutum_v2.1, whole genome shotgun sequence DNA harbors:
- the LOC121208110 gene encoding keratin-associated protein 5-1-like: MDHKKVDIKLDEIKINHGFHKMIQAQQGRDDGGSDGGCSKTSLGCRSCCGRFDAGGDTFSGTCGNPFGSRYPTTGEATVDCRYPRDSSSGKCGYGYAPACEAGEDGDRGIDLNDGSIMVGNGCSSCRLCSSRCATKGAAAGGGGFDGAILFFAEMLTCGSCILE; this comes from the coding sequence ATGGATCATAAAAAAGTTGATATCAAACTTGATGAGATTAAGATCAACCATGGTTTTCATAAGATGATACAAGCACAACAAGGCCGCGACGACGGCGGCTCTGATGGCGGTTGTAGCAAAACTTCCTTGGGATGCAGGTCGTGTTGCGGAAGATTTGATGCAGGTGGTGATACTTTTTCAGGAACTTGTGGTAATCCTTTCGGATCCAGATATCCCACCACCGGTGAAGCTACCGTAGATTGCAGATATCCTCGTGATTCATCTAGTGGAAAGTGTGGATACGGATATGCCCCCGCATGTGAAGCTGGCGAGGATGGCGATCGAGGAATTGATTTGAATGATGGTTctattatggttggcaacggttgTTCATCATGTAGATTGTGCAGTTCCAGATGTGCCACCAAGGGTGCAGCTGCCGGGGGTGGGGGTTTTGATGGAGCTATTTTGTTTTTTGCCGAGATGCTTACTTGCGGCTCATGTATCCTCGAATGA